TGAAAAATTTCATGGCTTACGAGATGTAGAGCTTCGTTATCGTATGAGATATCTGGATCTCATTATGAATCCAAAGGTAAAAGAAATCTTTCGCACAAGAACTCGGATTATTCAATATATTCGAGATTATCTAATCTCTGAGGGATTTCTTGAGGTAGAAACCCCTATGATGCAGCCCATCGTTGGGGGAGCAACAGCTAAACCCTTTGTAACTCATCACAATGCCTTGGATATGAATCTTTACCTGCGTATTGCCCCAGAACTTTATTTAAAGAGGCTACTTGTGGGTGGTTTTGAAAGGGTCTTTGAATTAAACCGCAACTTTAGAAATGAGGGTGTTTCAAGCAGGCACAATCCTGAGTTTACCATGCTTGAATTTTACGAGGCCTATGCGACTTATGAAGATCTTATAAGGAGAACAGAAGAAATTTTTTATGGTTTGGCCATAGATTTAATTGGTTCGCCAGGCCTTGAATACCAAGGAGAGACTATTGATTTTACTCCCCCCTTTAGAAGACTTCATTTTCTTGAATCACTTGTCTCCTTAGGTGGAGTGCCAAGGGAAATCCTTGGAGATAGAGACAAACTCCTCAATTTTTCAAAGGAAAAAGGGATAGAGCTAAATGTGAAAGACCCAAGAATTGGAAAGTGGTGGACGAAACTTTTTGAAGAGCTTGTTGAGCCAAAACTTATTCAGCCAACCTTTGTGCTGGAATATCCGATTGAGGTCTCTCCCCTTGCCAGAAGGAGTGACAAAAATCCAGAGGTAGCGGAGAGATTTGAGCTCTATATCGGAGGTAAAGAAGTAGCTAACGCCTTTTCAGAGCTTAATGATCCAAGGGATCAGAAGGAGCGCTTTGAGGCCCAGTTAAGGCTTCGAGATGTAGATGAAGAGATTCCTCCTGAAGTAGATTACGATTTTATTCGGGCCTTAGAATATGGGCTTCCCCCTTGCGCAGGTGAAGGTATAGGTATTGATAGAGTGGTTATGCTATTTACTGATTCACCTTCCATTCGAGAGGTTATTCTTTTTCCTCATCTGAGACGCAGAGAGGATTTGTGAGAAAATTTTTGTCCTGGGAACTCTGGTTAGCCTTAAGATACATTATATCTCCCAAAAGGGAGAGATTTACCGGTATTATAACCCTGATTGCTATAATAGGGGTCATCCTAAGTGTTTCAGCTCTAACAATTGTAAATGCAGTTATAACAGGGTTTAAGGAAGTTGTGGCAGAAAAGATATTGAGCCTGAATCCCCATTTAAGCATCACTTTTTATTCTCCAGAAGAGGGGAGAAAACTTATTCATATTATAGAAAAAAGCATCCCTAAGGAAGATCTCAGGACCTTACAACTCGTCTCCACTCAGCAGGGGCTTATTGTAAAAGGGGGACAACCCGTTGGCATAATTTTAAAAGCAGTAGATCTTTCCCGTTACAGTAAGGAAAAGGGCTTTAAGTATTTTAGGTATGAGCTCTCTTCCAGGGAAGAAGGTGGAATCCCTGTCATTATTGGAGCACGATTAAGAGATAAACTTGGGATTGCTCAAGGAGAAAGGCTTACCTATATTAGTATTGAAGGCTTTTATACACCCTTTGGTTTTTTCCCCAAAATAAATACCCTGGAAGTAATAGGTTTTTTTGAAACAGGAATTTATGATTACGATTTTAATCTCCTTTTCACTTCCTTTGATCTCTATACACAGAGAGTTACTCCGAGAAATTATTCCTTAGAGCTCAAATTAGGGGATCCCTTTAAATCTCAACATTATAAAACCATTCTTCAGAGAAATCTGGGTATAAGTTATTATATTCTTGACTGGCAAGAATGGAACAGAAATCTCTTTTCCGCCCTGAAAATGGAAAAACTTGGGCTTTTTGTAATTTTGAGCTTGATGGTTGCAGTTTCCCTTTTTACTATTCTTTCAGCCATGATTATGCTTGTCTCAGAAAAGAAGGGAGATATAGCTATTTTACAGGCTCTGGGAGCAACCTCTGGCAATATTCTTAAGATTTTTTTCTATGCCGGCTTTTTTCTCTCGGGAACTGGGGTCATTCTTGGTCTTTCTCTGGGAGTTTTTTTAAGTCTTCTTCTTTCTAAGTATCCTATTATTAAACTACCGGGAGAAGTTTATCCTGTAGAATATATGCCCATAAGTCTTCAGCTTACAGATCTATTATTGATTGGGGTTGTAGCTATCCTTATAAGTCTTCTTAGTTGTCTCTACCCTGCTAAAAAGGCAGCTCAATTTAGTCCAGCTGAGATATTGAGAAGGGAGTAGGAATGCTTCTGAGGGCTCATCAGATCAAAAAGGGATTCTCTAACGGCAAAAAAAGGATTGAAGTATTGAAGGGGATTAATTTTGAAGTAAATAAAGGGGAAAAGATTGCCATTCTTGGGCCTTCAGGATCAGGGAAAACCACTCTTTTAAATATTTTGGGAACTTTAGAAAGGCCCGATTCCGGAGAGGTTTTCTGGGAAGAAAAGGTATTAAATTTCCGAGATGAAAGGGAGCTCTCTTTTATTAGACGAAAAAAAATGGGCTTTGTCTTCCAGTTTTATCATCTCATGCCCGAACTTAATGTCCTTGAAAATATTATGCTTCCTGGTCTTATGGAGGGCTTGCCAAGAAAGGAGGCTCAAAAAAGAGGGGAAGAGCTACTTAAAAGACTTAAACTTTCTGAAAAGGCTTGGCAGAGAATTTATACCCTTTCAGGGGGAGAGCGTCAAAAAGTAGCCATTGCCAGAGCCATTTTTCTCTCCCCAAAAATACTTTTTGCAGATGAGCCAACGGGAAATCTTGATGCAGAAAGCGCAAAAGAAGTAGTTCAGTTATTTCTTGAGTTAAATCAGGAGCTTTCTTTAACCTTGGTTGTGGTGACCCATAATCTTGAGATTGCTAAAAAAATGGATAGAATCTATTTACTTAAAGAGGGTTTTCTTGTAGAATATAGTGAAACCTCTTTGAGGGAATCGGGTGACTAAAAAACTTTGGCTTTTTTTCTTTACAGTTCTTTTTTTCTCAACCACCCCCCTTTGGGCCTTGGATAAAATTTTAATTTATGAGCAAAAAAGTTTTGGAGAGCCTCAAAATGAAAAAGTTCTCACTACCTATCTTGAAGGCTTAAAGGAGAGGGTTAAAAAAGTAGGTTATGATCTCGAGATCAAGGGTTTTCCTGAGAAAACAGCTCTTGCTTTTTTAAAAACCGGTGAATACAGAGGGCTTGCAGAGGTTAAGCTTACTTTTATAAAGGATACCCTTAGCCTTGACTGGAAAATCTATAAGGTAGGCCAGAAAAATCCCTATTATTTTTATGTAGTGGGAAGATCCGATCGTCTTGAAGAGGTTTTTAGGGATACTTTAAAAGAGCTTGAGGCTATCTTAAAGGCAAAGGTCTTGATTGAGAAGATAAGATTTGTTGGAAATAAAAGGGTAGGGGAGGATCTGCTATTTCCTAAAATAAAAAGTAAAGGTGGGGACCTTCTTGATTTAAAGATTGTTAACGAGGATCTGAAGACTCTTTATAAACTTGGCTATTTTGAGAATGTGGAGGTTCAAATAGATGAAGGAGAAAGAGGGATAGATCTTGTTTTTAAGGTAAAGGAGCGGGAATCTATTAAAGAGATAACCTTCAAGGGCTTAAAGGAGGCTAAGAAAGAGGATCTGGCTAAAATTATTGAGTTAAAACCAGGAGATATTCCCACCCCAGAGAAATTGAATAAAGCCCTTGAGAACCTCAGAAGTTATTATGAGCAACTGGGTTTTCATGGGACAGAGATTAATCTTAAGACAGAGAAAGCCAGTCCAACCCAGATAAATCTTGTTTTTGAAATCAAGGAAGGTAAGAAAAAATATATTAAAAAAATTGAATTTCAGGGGAATAAGGCCCTTTCAGAAAAGGAACTAAAGGGTTATCTCTCTGTTTCAGAAAAGAGCGCCTTTTCACCTATTAAAAAGTATACTCGTTATATAACCCAGTTTGTGAGCCCTGAACCTCAAGCAGAACCTGGGGTTTATAACCTGGCTTATCTCTACAGAGACCTTGGAAAAATTGAAACTGCTTATAAAAACAAAGGGTATATTGAGGTAAAAATTGGTGAACCCCAGATTTCTGAAGAAGCAGACGGAGTGGTTATTAAGATTCCCATAGAAGAGGGGCCTCAATACAGGGTTAAAGAAGTAAAAATTGAGCAAGATCTCTTTCCCATTGAGGAAGTGACTAAAAGACTTAAGACTCAACCTGGAAAGGTCTTTAGTCTTGGAGAGCTTAAAGAGGATGAGGTAGTGCTTACTCATCTCTTTTCAGATTTTGGCTATGCTTATGCTAAGGTGGACACAAGTTTTGATAAAGTTCCAGAGGGAAACCTTCTTAAGGTAAGTTTCAAAGTTGATAAGGGGCCTGTGGTTTTTATAAATCGTATTGATATCGAAGGGAATACTAAGACCAGAGATAAAGTTATTCGTAGAGAGATACTTCTTTCAGAGGGTTGGCCTTATTCCGGGAAGCGTTTAGAAAAGAGTGAAGAAAGATTGAGAAGGCTTGGTTACTTTGAGGATGTTAAGATTGAAAAAGAAAAGGGAGTTAAAGAAGAGGATCTAAATCTCAAGGTAAAAGTAAAGGAGGCCTTAACAGGAACATTCAGTATCGGTGCAGCTTATAGTTCCAGTGACAAACTTGTCTTTATGACGGAGGTCTCCCAGAGAAACTGGCTTGGTAAAGGACAAAAAGTGAGTATCTCAGCCAAAATTGGCTCCCGATCATCAAGGTATTCCCTTAACTTTTTTGATCCTTATTTCAGAGATACACGCTATTCCTTAGGTTGGTCCCTCTATAATTATGAAACTAAATATGAGGACTTTACCAAGGATAGTACAGGAGGTTCTCTTAAGCTTGGCTATGTCTTTACTCCAGAGTTTTCCGCTTATCTTGGCTATAGATATGATGATTCTAAACTTAAGGATGTTTTGAACAACGCCTCGGTAATTATTAGAGAATCTCAGAAGATTCATGTTACCAGTGCTATGGAGCTTGGGGCAGTCTATGATTCAAGAAACCGCTTCTTTCTTCCCACAAAAGGCTGGTATCACGAATTAGGGTTAAGTTATGCAGGTGGATTTCTGGGAGGGGATAGTAGATTTATTAAGTTTACCGGAGAACATCAGGTTTATTTTCCCATTAAAAAAATCACAGGTCACCTTGTCTTTGGTTATGGTTATATAACAGAAGGCTCAGGTAAAACAGTGCCTGTTTTTGAAAGATTTTATTTGGGTGGTATATCCTCAGTTAGAGGCTATAAATTTGGAGATATTTCCCCCATTGATCCAGATACAAAGGAAAGGATTGGGGGAACGAGAATGTTTTATTTCCAAGGGGAAAGTATTTTTCCTCTGATTAAGAGCATCAATCTTAATGGAGTTCTCTTTTACGATATGGGTTCTGTATGGAGCAAACAATATCAGTTCAGTTCTTCAGAGATCAGAAAGAGCATAGGTGTAGGTATTAGATGGTTTTCTCCTCTCGGGCCTTTAAGAATAGAATGGGGTTATAATATCGATAAAAAACCTGGTGAAGACAGCTCTAACATTAATTTTCAAATTGGAGGAGGTTTTTAAAGGAGCTTGCAATTTTGGATAATTATATTAAATTTGAGCTCAAAAGGTAAAGGAGGAGAGCAGAATGTCCAAGATATGTGAGGTCTGTGGGAAAAAACCTGTTTGTGGAAATAAGGTCAGCCACTCTAATAAAAGATCCAGTCGCTGGTGGTATCCCAATATTCAAAGTATAAGGGTTAAGCTCCCCAGTGGGCAGATTAAGAGGATGAAGGTTTGTACCCGGTGTATAAAGGCCGGTAAAATTCAAAAAGCTGTGAGTTAAACAAGTTTTCTTTCAACCTTTAGAACTCCCTCAACCTTACTTATATTGGCAATGACCTTATCTAAATGTCCCCGGTCTGAAACCTCAACATAGATTTCAAAGAAGGCCTTTTTATCCGGGGTGGTTTTAACCTCGGCCTTGAGGATATTGCCCTCAGCACTTGCAATAGCAGAGGAAACATTGGCTAAAAGACCTTTTCTGTCAAGGGAAACCACATAAAGATGAGCAGGATAGGTTTTCCCATCTGGTTTTTCCCATTTTACCTCAATAATTCTTTCGGGATCAAGATCTGCTAAGTTTGGACAGTCGGTGCGATGCACTGAGATTCCCTTTCCACGGGTGATATACCCCACAACTTCATCACCTGGAATAGGTCTACAGCACTGGGCTAAATGAAAGAGCAAATCAGAAGATCCATCAGCAACTAAACTAAGGCCTGGTTTTTTTTCAGGAATTTTGGTTTCAGGCACTTTATGATAACTTATTACTTCATGTGGAGCCTCTTCAATCTTTGGAAATCCCTTGTTTATTTCACTATAGGACTTGATAACCTGTTTAGGGTTTAGTTTCCCTGTTCCAAGTAAAACAAATAATTCCTCAGAAGATTTTAATCCCAGTTTCTGTAATAACTCTGCAAAGAGGGGTTCCCTTTGAAAATCATTTAGGCTGTAGTTGTATTTTTTAAGTTCCCGTAGAATGAGCTCCT
This window of the Caldimicrobium thiodismutans genome carries:
- a CDS encoding FtsX-like permease family protein, with amino-acid sequence MRKFLSWELWLALRYIISPKRERFTGIITLIAIIGVILSVSALTIVNAVITGFKEVVAEKILSLNPHLSITFYSPEEGRKLIHIIEKSIPKEDLRTLQLVSTQQGLIVKGGQPVGIILKAVDLSRYSKEKGFKYFRYELSSREEGGIPVIIGARLRDKLGIAQGERLTYISIEGFYTPFGFFPKINTLEVIGFFETGIYDYDFNLLFTSFDLYTQRVTPRNYSLELKLGDPFKSQHYKTILQRNLGISYYILDWQEWNRNLFSALKMEKLGLFVILSLMVAVSLFTILSAMIMLVSEKKGDIAILQALGATSGNILKIFFYAGFFLSGTGVILGLSLGVFLSLLLSKYPIIKLPGEVYPVEYMPISLQLTDLLLIGVVAILISLLSCLYPAKKAAQFSPAEILRRE
- the bamA gene encoding outer membrane protein assembly factor BamA, with product MTKKLWLFFFTVLFFSTTPLWALDKILIYEQKSFGEPQNEKVLTTYLEGLKERVKKVGYDLEIKGFPEKTALAFLKTGEYRGLAEVKLTFIKDTLSLDWKIYKVGQKNPYYFYVVGRSDRLEEVFRDTLKELEAILKAKVLIEKIRFVGNKRVGEDLLFPKIKSKGGDLLDLKIVNEDLKTLYKLGYFENVEVQIDEGERGIDLVFKVKERESIKEITFKGLKEAKKEDLAKIIELKPGDIPTPEKLNKALENLRSYYEQLGFHGTEINLKTEKASPTQINLVFEIKEGKKKYIKKIEFQGNKALSEKELKGYLSVSEKSAFSPIKKYTRYITQFVSPEPQAEPGVYNLAYLYRDLGKIETAYKNKGYIEVKIGEPQISEEADGVVIKIPIEEGPQYRVKEVKIEQDLFPIEEVTKRLKTQPGKVFSLGELKEDEVVLTHLFSDFGYAYAKVDTSFDKVPEGNLLKVSFKVDKGPVVFINRIDIEGNTKTRDKVIRREILLSEGWPYSGKRLEKSEERLRRLGYFEDVKIEKEKGVKEEDLNLKVKVKEALTGTFSIGAAYSSSDKLVFMTEVSQRNWLGKGQKVSISAKIGSRSSRYSLNFFDPYFRDTRYSLGWSLYNYETKYEDFTKDSTGGSLKLGYVFTPEFSAYLGYRYDDSKLKDVLNNASVIIRESQKIHVTSAMELGAVYDSRNRFFLPTKGWYHELGLSYAGGFLGGDSRFIKFTGEHQVYFPIKKITGHLVFGYGYITEGSGKTVPVFERFYLGGISSVRGYKFGDISPIDPDTKERIGGTRMFYFQGESIFPLIKSINLNGVLFYDMGSVWSKQYQFSSSEIRKSIGVGIRWFSPLGPLRIEWGYNIDKKPGEDSSNINFQIGGGF
- the rpmB gene encoding 50S ribosomal protein L28, producing the protein MSKICEVCGKKPVCGNKVSHSNKRSSRWWYPNIQSIRVKLPSGQIKRMKVCTRCIKAGKIQKAVS
- the lysS gene encoding lysine--tRNA ligase, translating into MLEESQIIKARYEKLEKLLQMGINPYPNDFKPKDRAKYIKERYGELSPEELERHKALFSVAGRMVAKREMGKLIFSHLQDETDRIQVLFAKNELSSETFDFVKKFLDLGDIVGIVGRVMKTKTGEITLLAKEVRLLTKSLRPLPEKFHGLRDVELRYRMRYLDLIMNPKVKEIFRTRTRIIQYIRDYLISEGFLEVETPMMQPIVGGATAKPFVTHHNALDMNLYLRIAPELYLKRLLVGGFERVFELNRNFRNEGVSSRHNPEFTMLEFYEAYATYEDLIRRTEEIFYGLAIDLIGSPGLEYQGETIDFTPPFRRLHFLESLVSLGGVPREILGDRDKLLNFSKEKGIELNVKDPRIGKWWTKLFEELVEPKLIQPTFVLEYPIEVSPLARRSDKNPEVAERFELYIGGKEVANAFSELNDPRDQKERFEAQLRLRDVDEEIPPEVDYDFIRALEYGLPPCAGEGIGIDRVVMLFTDSPSIREVILFPHLRRREDL
- a CDS encoding ABC transporter ATP-binding protein, coding for MLLRAHQIKKGFSNGKKRIEVLKGINFEVNKGEKIAILGPSGSGKTTLLNILGTLERPDSGEVFWEEKVLNFRDERELSFIRRKKMGFVFQFYHLMPELNVLENIMLPGLMEGLPRKEAQKRGEELLKRLKLSEKAWQRIYTLSGGERQKVAIARAIFLSPKILFADEPTGNLDAESAKEVVQLFLELNQELSLTLVVVTHNLEIAKKMDRIYLLKEGFLVEYSETSLRESGD